Proteins from a single region of Streptomyces griseiscabiei:
- a CDS encoding mucoidy inhibitor MuiA family protein — MATAPKPIPLPVTAVTCLEDRAHVERTAVLDLTAGVQRLRLGPVGALAVDRTLHAELTGDHPATVLDARIVRTWTPRAPLPPTDDDSALRHRVHALEEERQALEQQGDRLRARLDLLGRLATDLLREIGEGTGSGESERPRWARELDRVDEERDTHAERLRAVEARSTALAAELAEAERALHLAEEEPAELVGHVELTVETAIAGQVGLRLSHLTPCALWRPAYRAVLDGDSLTLETDAMVWQRTGEDWSDVRLTLSTARSALAGDPPRLREDRLTLEDRSPAERRTVDVELREEEIGDLGPAPVLGLPGVDDGGEARVLRSPAPVSVPGDGRAHRVPLSVSTTAASSEYACSPEVSPLVTQVVRFDNRSGHALLAGPVDLVRGSGFSGRGTLAFTAPGAPVELAFGSRDDFRVARRTEESRDSAGLTQRTVVTRTVRLHLSRFSAPGEHDERLVALRERIPVSEVSAVEVRLRKDACSPAPDTVDAEGIVRWDVPLPPDGHRTVTLVYELSANAKVTGL, encoded by the coding sequence CCACGTCGAACGCACCGCCGTGCTCGACCTGACGGCCGGGGTCCAGCGGCTGCGCCTCGGTCCGGTCGGCGCGCTGGCCGTCGACCGCACCCTCCACGCCGAACTGACCGGCGATCACCCCGCGACCGTGCTCGACGCGCGGATCGTCCGCACCTGGACGCCCCGCGCACCGCTGCCGCCCACCGACGACGACTCCGCCCTGCGGCACCGCGTCCACGCACTCGAAGAGGAGCGGCAGGCCCTGGAACAGCAGGGCGACCGGCTGCGGGCCCGCCTCGACCTGCTCGGTCGGCTCGCCACCGATCTGCTGCGGGAGATCGGCGAAGGCACCGGCTCCGGGGAGAGCGAACGGCCCCGCTGGGCCCGCGAACTGGACCGGGTGGACGAGGAGCGCGACACACACGCCGAGCGACTGCGCGCCGTGGAGGCCCGGTCGACCGCCCTGGCCGCCGAACTCGCCGAAGCCGAGCGGGCCCTGCACCTCGCCGAGGAGGAGCCCGCCGAACTGGTCGGCCATGTCGAGCTGACCGTGGAGACCGCGATCGCCGGGCAGGTCGGGCTACGCCTGAGCCACCTCACCCCGTGCGCGCTGTGGCGGCCCGCCTACCGTGCCGTGCTCGACGGGGACTCCCTGACGCTGGAGACGGACGCGATGGTCTGGCAGCGCACCGGCGAGGACTGGTCGGACGTACGGCTGACGCTGTCCACGGCGCGCTCGGCACTGGCCGGTGATCCGCCGCGGCTGCGCGAGGACCGGCTGACCCTGGAGGACCGCTCGCCGGCGGAGCGCCGCACGGTCGACGTCGAACTGCGCGAGGAGGAGATCGGCGACCTCGGGCCCGCCCCGGTGCTCGGTCTGCCCGGCGTGGACGACGGCGGCGAGGCCCGGGTGCTGAGGTCCCCCGCGCCGGTCTCCGTGCCCGGGGACGGCCGCGCCCACCGGGTGCCGCTCTCGGTGTCCACCACGGCCGCGAGCAGCGAGTACGCCTGCTCCCCCGAGGTGTCGCCGCTGGTCACCCAGGTGGTGCGGTTCGACAACCGGTCCGGCCACGCGCTGCTCGCCGGGCCCGTGGACCTGGTCCGCGGCAGCGGGTTCAGCGGTCGCGGCACGCTTGCCTTCACCGCCCCCGGCGCCCCCGTCGAGCTGGCTTTCGGCAGCCGCGACGACTTCCGGGTGGCCCGCCGCACCGAGGAGTCCCGCGACTCGGCGGGCCTCACCCAGCGGACCGTGGTCACCCGCACGGTCCGGCTGCATCTGTCCCGGTTCTCCGCCCCCGGTGAGCACGACGAGCGGCTCGTCGCCCTGCGGGAACGGATCCCGGTCTCCGAGGTCTCGGCGGTCGAGGTCCGCCTCCGCAAGGACGCCTGCTCCCCCGCTCCCGACACGGTCGACGCCGAGGGCATCGTCCGCTGGGACGTCCCACTCCCACCCGACGGCCACCGCACGGTCACCCTGGTCTACGAGCTGTCGGCGAACGCCAAGGTCACCGGCCTCTGA
- a CDS encoding secondary thiamine-phosphate synthase enzyme YjbQ, translating into MSDAFTTRVLNIASGSRERVVDLTRDCESFLREAAAGRDGLLNVFVPHATAGIAVIETGAGSDDDLLAALHTLLPADDRWHHRHGSPGHGRDHVLPAFVPPHATLPVVAGRLELGTWQSVCLVDTNKDNPDRQVRLSFLG; encoded by the coding sequence ATGTCCGATGCCTTCACCACCCGAGTCCTGAACATCGCCTCCGGCTCCCGTGAGCGGGTCGTCGACCTCACCCGTGACTGCGAGAGCTTTCTCCGCGAGGCGGCGGCCGGCCGGGACGGTCTCCTCAACGTCTTCGTCCCGCACGCCACGGCCGGCATCGCGGTCATCGAAACGGGTGCCGGCAGCGACGACGACCTCCTCGCCGCCCTCCACACCCTCCTCCCCGCCGACGACCGCTGGCACCACCGCCACGGCAGCCCCGGCCACGGCCGCGACCACGTCCTCCCCGCTTTCGTCCCACCCCACGCCACCCTCCCGGTCGTCGCCGGCCGACTGGAGCTGGGGACCTGGCAGTCGGTGTGCCTGGTGGACACGAACAAGGACAACCCCGACCGTCAGGTGCGGCTGAGCTTCCTGGGCTGA
- a CDS encoding GNAT family N-acetyltransferase produces the protein MTDTVIRALDESDAHLFDAHPDPLNARAAHERTTHRPHWKRVALRDGAVVARGAWWGGSDDEEPVNLNWFDVAEGEVEAGAELLRSAPWQVELELNLPGDWREHPALAAAAETRFAAARAAGYELLVERFLYRWTPERGLPERPGRLVFGPEPDDAVFFDALRRIHAATLDAHALKAIEEGGLDQAAREELEFFHWCPSPREWWQLARTPEGELAGIHIPAHNPSGPTIGFIGVLPEHRGHGYAYDLLAECTHFLVEQGAEAVTGATDRGNFPMAANFAKAGFPVERERVNFHPVARTPPVPADSTG, from the coding sequence ATGACCGATACGGTCATTCGCGCGCTCGACGAGAGTGACGCGCATCTGTTCGACGCACACCCCGACCCGCTGAACGCCCGTGCCGCGCACGAGCGGACCACACATCGTCCTCACTGGAAGCGGGTGGCCCTGCGGGACGGCGCTGTTGTCGCCCGTGGCGCCTGGTGGGGTGGTTCCGATGATGAGGAGCCCGTCAACCTCAACTGGTTCGACGTCGCCGAGGGCGAGGTCGAGGCGGGGGCCGAACTTCTGCGCTCCGCCCCGTGGCAGGTGGAACTCGAGCTCAACCTGCCCGGTGACTGGCGTGAGCACCCCGCTCTGGCCGCGGCCGCCGAGACGCGCTTCGCCGCCGCCCGGGCCGCCGGCTATGAGCTCCTGGTGGAACGCTTCCTGTACCGCTGGACCCCGGAGCGCGGGCTGCCCGAGCGGCCCGGGCGTCTCGTCTTCGGTCCCGAGCCCGACGACGCGGTCTTCTTCGACGCGCTGCGCCGCATCCACGCGGCCACGCTGGACGCCCATGCGCTGAAGGCCATCGAGGAGGGCGGCCTCGACCAGGCCGCGCGGGAAGAACTGGAATTCTTCCACTGGTGCCCGTCCCCGCGGGAATGGTGGCAGCTGGCCCGCACCCCGGAAGGTGAACTGGCCGGCATCCACATCCCGGCGCACAACCCCTCCGGACCGACCATCGGTTTCATCGGCGTCCTGCCGGAACACCGCGGCCACGGTTACGCCTACGACCTCCTCGCCGAGTGCACCCACTTCCTGGTGGAACAGGGCGCGGAGGCCGTCACCGGAGCCACGGACCGGGGCAACTTCCCCATGGCCGCGAACTTCGCCAAGGCCGGTTTCCCTGTGGAGCGCGAACGCGTCAACTTCCACCCCGTCGCCCGGACGCCCCCAGTGCCCGCTGACAGCACCGGCTGA
- a CDS encoding NAD(P)-binding domain-containing protein: MNNTREVEVRQVDVVVIGAGQAGLAGAYHLRRSGFEPERDFVVLDHSPGPGGAWQFRWPSLTYGKVHGMHALPGMELTGADPQRPSSEVVREYFDAYERAFDLRVRRPVDVRAVRAGEGGRLLVETSDGTWSTRALINATGTWDRPFWPRYPGQETFRGRQLHTAQYPGPEEFAGLRVVVVGGGASGTQHLLEIAPYAAATTWVTRRPPVFREGPFDEGAGRAAVAMVEERVRQGLPPRSVVSVTGLPLNDAIRRGLADGVLDRLPMFDRITPGGVEWDDGRRVDADVILWATGFRAAVDHLAPLRLREPGGGIRIDGTRAVADPRIHLIGYGPSASTIGANRAGRAAVRDIRRLLASEPAAAA, from the coding sequence GTGAACAACACGCGTGAGGTCGAGGTACGTCAGGTCGACGTGGTCGTCATAGGCGCCGGTCAGGCGGGCCTTGCCGGTGCCTACCACCTGCGCCGCAGCGGTTTCGAGCCGGAGCGCGACTTCGTGGTGCTGGACCACTCCCCGGGCCCGGGCGGCGCCTGGCAGTTCCGCTGGCCTTCGCTGACGTACGGCAAGGTGCACGGGATGCATGCGCTGCCGGGCATGGAGCTGACGGGGGCCGATCCGCAGCGGCCGTCCTCCGAGGTCGTCAGGGAGTACTTCGACGCGTACGAGCGCGCTTTCGACCTGCGGGTGCGACGCCCGGTGGATGTGCGCGCCGTGCGTGCGGGCGAGGGCGGGCGGCTGCTGGTGGAGACCTCGGACGGTACGTGGTCGACGCGCGCGCTGATCAACGCGACGGGTACCTGGGACCGGCCGTTCTGGCCGCGTTATCCCGGCCAGGAGACGTTCCGGGGGCGGCAGTTGCACACCGCCCAGTACCCCGGGCCCGAGGAGTTCGCGGGGCTGCGGGTGGTCGTGGTGGGCGGGGGCGCGTCCGGGACGCAGCATCTGCTGGAGATCGCGCCGTACGCCGCCGCGACGACATGGGTGACGCGGCGGCCGCCCGTGTTCCGTGAGGGGCCCTTCGACGAGGGCGCCGGACGGGCGGCCGTGGCCATGGTGGAGGAGCGGGTGCGGCAGGGGCTGCCGCCGAGAAGTGTGGTGTCGGTGACCGGGCTGCCGCTCAACGACGCGATCCGGCGGGGTCTCGCGGATGGTGTTCTGGACCGGCTGCCGATGTTCGACCGGATCACGCCCGGCGGTGTGGAGTGGGACGACGGCCGCCGCGTGGACGCCGATGTCATCCTCTGGGCGACCGGCTTCCGGGCCGCCGTCGACCATCTCGCCCCGCTGCGGCTGCGGGAGCCCGGTGGCGGCATCCGGATCGACGGCACCCGCGCGGTCGCCGACCCGCGGATCCACCTGATCGGCTACGGCCCCTCGGCGAGCACCATCGGCGCCAACCGCGCCGGTCGCGCGGCGGTACGGGACATCCGGCGGCTGCTGGCGAGCGAGCCTGCCGCTGCCGCCTGA